The following are from one region of the Bactrocera oleae isolate idBacOlea1 chromosome 6, idBacOlea1, whole genome shotgun sequence genome:
- the LOC106616969 gene encoding uncharacterized protein, with amino-acid sequence MGTLHVCFADVPHYTSATSALAVSTLSTTKSTGATYELHGMNAGTANNSLDATTMTLHTDPSKDMPPCSLSPGTASSTLSISPTPRYERNMSFFQQLSRRFGLLRSSDDPVFSATEDDSTDSCSSNIIAMPTVDRSTGATNTSSPPNGGNAVNASISNNSAGARLETSDACLKDGHGSSSEHISCASSETSSTDDIDEQQQQLRSPTTTTKSTVAKERRTSARASFSRLHRRSTSSIRRAFENFSLSTRSLSCSGANATTSADTPHNVQQRSTSNNTPIKSALKYNSNVELNRKTQASGGGVGCGTSNSATSLHLSSASAPITSSAKLKSSSSKGKTKPPPQRILRQPVSYTYLKGISGLPTQRVPRSAVCCQYARR; translated from the coding sequence ATGGGTACATTGCATGTCTGCTTCGCCGATGTGCCGCACTACACAAGCGCCACCTCGGCCTTAGCGGTTTCAACGCTGAGCACAACCAAGTCTACTGGAGCCACGTATGAACTGCATGGTATGAATGCCGGCACAGCAAATAACAGCCTGGACGCGACGACAATGACGTTGCATACCGATCCCAGCAAGGACATGCCGCCCTGCAGCCTGTCGCCTGGTACCGCTAGTAGCACGCTCAGCATTTCGCCAACTCCACGCTACGAACGCAATATGAGTTTCTTTCAACAACTCAGTCGGCGCTTTGGACTGCTGCGCTCCAGCGATGACCCAGTTTTTAGTGCCACCGAAGATGATTCGACCGATTCGTGCTCGTCGAACATTATTGCAATGCCAACCGTGGACCGTTCAACCGGTGCAACAAATACGTCATCGCCGCCAAATGGCGGTAACGCGGTAAACGCCAGTATCAGCAATAACAGTGCTGGCGCACGCTTGGAAACAAGTGACGCTTGTTTGAAGGATGGTCACGGCTCGAGCAGTGAACACATATCGTGCGCTTCCAGCGAGACAAGCAGCACCGACGACATTGacgagcaacaacagcagctacgttcaccaacaacaactacgAAATCGACAGTAGCCAAAGAGCGACGCACCAGTGCACGCGCCAGCTTCTCGCGTCTGCATCGTCGTTCCACCTCTTCCATACGACGCGCTTTTGAAAACTTCTCGCTATCAACACGTTCACTATCATGTAGCGGCGCTAATGCGACAACCAGCGCCGACACGCCACACAACGTCCAACAACGCAGCACCAGCAATAACACGCCCATCAAATCGGCACTGAAATACAACTCGAATGTGGAGCTGAACAGGAAGACACAGGCTAGTGGCGGTGGTGTCGGTTGTGGCACGTCGAATTCGGCAACGAGCTTACACTTGTCATCAGCATCAGCTCCAATTACGTCATCGGCGAAATTAAAGTCCTCCTCGTCGAAGGGCAAAACGAAGCCACCACCGCAGCGTATACTCCGGCAGCCAGTCTCCTATACCTATTTGAAGGGTATATCGGGTCTGCCGACACAACGAGTGCCTCGCAGCGCTGTCTGTTGCCAATACGCCAGGCGTTAG